From bacterium, one genomic window encodes:
- a CDS encoding phospholipid carrier-dependent glycosyltransferase: MRPTAEKSLLVICLLGLLLIVSFSIRAGGASFGFPLFTHPDEFYVFDAAHRMVETGDMDPYFFNYPSLMIYAQAAIQYGCFLTARTKDGAPSFKDLPITDLYYAGRLFTVLLATLSVLLTFYLAQRLMNSWMGLTAAAILTFSSLHIGHSYFITVDLPMSTAVLVAIVCSIVLYQKGPRTGLYLLNGLVIGFAIGVKYTAIWSIGAMLLAHYWLHRERKISLYPKRLLWGILLILVGFFISTPYALIKPIALLKDLYFEFAHYRSGHQGIDSSVSYGYYWMKLRIAF, from the coding sequence ATGCGTCCTACAGCTGAAAAATCCTTATTAGTTATCTGTCTGCTCGGGTTATTGCTGATCGTGTCTTTTTCTATTCGGGCGGGCGGTGCTTCTTTCGGTTTCCCGTTGTTCACGCATCCCGATGAGTTCTATGTCTTCGACGCCGCTCATCGAATGGTTGAGACCGGCGATATGGATCCTTACTTTTTCAATTATCCTTCCCTCATGATTTATGCACAAGCGGCCATTCAATACGGCTGCTTCCTGACGGCGCGAACTAAGGACGGCGCCCCTTCCTTTAAGGACTTGCCCATCACTGATCTCTATTACGCTGGTCGATTGTTCACCGTTCTGCTGGCCACACTGAGTGTGCTGCTGACCTTTTATTTGGCCCAACGGCTGATGAACAGTTGGATGGGTCTCACGGCAGCCGCTATTTTGACTTTTTCTTCTCTCCATATCGGCCATTCGTACTTTATCACCGTTGATCTGCCCATGAGCACGGCGGTGCTCGTCGCCATCGTCTGTTCCATCGTGCTTTATCAAAAAGGTCCGAGAACCGGACTCTATCTGCTCAACGGTCTAGTGATTGGATTTGCCATCGGCGTCAAATACACGGCGATTTGGAGCATCGGCGCGATGCTGCTGGCCCATTACTGGCTCCATCGCGAACGTAAGATTTCTCTGTACCCCAAACGACTGTTGTGGGGCATTCTGTTAATCTTGGTCGGATTTTTTATCAGTACGCCCTATGCTTTGATCAAACCCATCGCTCTGCTTAAAGACCTTTATTTCGAATTTGCCCATTATCGTTCCGGCCATCAGGGAATTGACAGCTCTGTCAGCTATGGTTATTATTGGATGAAATTGCGTATCGCCTTT